In Formosa haliotis, the sequence GTAGAACTGACTGGCTTGTAAACGAAGCGCTAATTGTTGACCATCTCCCATTGGAACGGGCTTATAAGCGTCTTTATTAAAAATATTTTTTAATGAAAAGTTGTTAAATGAAAGCCCTAAGGTCCCAATGAAACCACCTCCACCGTAACCACCTTGTAGCTCGATTTGGCTAGATCCTGTTTCTTCAACCTTATACTCCATGTCTACCGTTCCTTCATTAGGATTTACGTTTTTAAAGTCGGGTGTTAATGTTTCAGCATCAAAGAAGCCTAACTGACTTAATTCACGAACCGTTCTAACCACGTTGGCTTTACTGTATAATTCTCCTGGACGCGTACGGATTTCGCGATAAATAACATGGTCGTTTGTTTTTTCGTTACCTACTACAGTAACATTGTTGAAGTAGGCCGGTTTACCTTCAGAAATTCTAATTTCCATATCGATAACCTGTCCGTCGGCATTAGTTTCTACAGGGTTAATTGTAGAGAATAAATACCCGTTATTTTGGTATAAGTTGGTAATGTCATTTCCATCTGGTTTAGTATCGTCTGCAATTCCTTTTGCCAATAGTACCCCGTTATATGTATCGCCTTTTCTAACTCTTAAAATGGCATTTAAATACTGGTCTGTATATACTGTGTTTCCTATAAAATTAATGTCTCCGAAAATATATTTTTTACCTTCTTCAACTTTTAAATTAATAGAAATAGATTCGTCTTTATTAACAAATATGCTATCTGAAACGATACGAGCATCTCTATATCCGTTTTCTTTATAGGTGTCTATAACACTTACTAAATCCGCTTTATAGTCCTCTTCAATAAATTTTGAACGTTTCCAAACACGATAGAATTGCTTTTTCTTGGTGTTTTTCATACTAGCCTGCAACTTTTTGTCGCTAAGCACTGTATTGCCAATAAAGTTAATATCTTTAATTTTTACTTTTGGTCCTTTGTCTATGGCAACAACCATGTTTACTCGAGGTTTTTCTATAGAATCTACAATAGGAATAACGTTTATGTTAACTTTTGCAGAGTAAAACCCATCCTTCGAGTATTTGTTTTCTAGGTAATTTTTGGTAGTAGTAATTAGGTTTTCGGTTACTTTAACCCCCTCGTTAAGGTTGTTTTCAGTAATAATTTCTTCCATCTTACTTTTCTTGATTCCCGTTATTTTTACATCGCGTAATTCTGGTAAATCGTACAAGTGTATTTCTAAACTTGCGACATTATCGTGTACGTCTTTAATGTAAATTTCGATATCGCTAAAAAGGCCAGATTTCCAAAGTTTTTTAATTGCTCCGCTTATTTCTTCGCCCGGAATTAAAAGTTCTTCACCTTTTCTAAGCCCGGAATAGGTTACAATAGTTTGTTCGCTAAAGCTAGAATTTCCTGATACTGTGATTTCTGAAATGGTATATTTTTTACCTTGTATCCCCGGTGCTTGGGCATTAACTATAGCAGAAGTTAACGAAAAAAGTAAGATAAAAATAAAAGGTAAATATGTTTTCAATGATAATGAATTAGCTAAGTTGTTCACTTGTTTTTCCAAAACGGCGTTCTCTTTTTGATAGTCAATAATAGCATCATACAAATGTTGCTTGGTAAAGTCAGGCCAAAGTACATCTGTAAAATATAATTCGGCATAGGCTATTTGCCAAAGTAAAAAATTGCTTATGCGTTTTTCGCCGCTAGTGCGTATAAGCAAGTCTACGTCTGGTAAATTTTGCGTGTAAAGATGCTTATTTATAACTGATTCGTCAATACTTTCTGAAGAAATTATATTATTTTTAACTTTATTACTAATTTCTTTAACCGCCTGAATGAGTTCTTCCTGCGAACCGTAGCTTAAGGCCAGGGTGAGTGTCATTCTAGTATTGTTTTCAGTTTTAGTAATAACCTCTTGTAATTCCTTAAACACTTTTTTAGGTAAAGTAGATAAATTACCTATAGCATTTAACTTTATATTGTTGTCTTGAAGTGTTTTAATTTCTTTTCGTAGCGAGCTTACTAGAAGCTTCATTAGAGTGTCTACTTCAAGCTTTGGGCGGTTCCAGTTCTCTGTAGAGAAGGCGTAAAGAGTAAGGTTTTCTACTCCTAGTTCGGCGCAGGATTCTACAGTTGTTCTTACAGATTTTGTTCCATTTTCATGACCGATAGCACGAAGTAAACCTTTTTGTTTAGCCCAGCGCCCGTTACCATCCATAATTATGGCGATATGCTTAGGTAATCTTTTTATGTCGATGTTGTCGTTCAAAATAAAGTGTTAATTAATGCAATAACATGGATTTCTTCCAAAGGTATAAGTTAAGGTAATCCCGGTAAATACATACCAATCGTTATTGTTTATATTTCCGTAACGGTGATCTTCAGTAATTTCTCCATCTACTTTAACCGTGTAATCGCTACCATCTATATTGTCAGAAAAAGTGTAACGTGCAGCTACTTCTGCTCCAAGGATTAAGGAATGAGATATCCGGAACTTATAACCAAAAGCCATTGGAATACCAAGTATCCAACTTTCAGAATCATCAGAAACTAGCCTACTAGATTCATAGTGGAAATCGCGAGTTAAACCAGCCGATACTCCTAAAAATAAATAAGGTGTATGAACACGATCTGATTTGTTTAAATCGAATTCAAAAAAATTAAATTCCAGACCTGCCGAAGCCTCTGCAATACGGTTTTTTGTAACTTTATAACCTCTTTGTTCTCTACTCGGGTCATCAGATTTAGTATCGTCGAAAACTAAATTTGAAATCATACCCGTAGCTCTCCATGTTACTCTAGGGGTTCTATTCCATTTATACACTCCACCAACGGCAAGTTTAGACGGATTAATAAATACAGTACTACCAGCGTCGCCAATAAAGTTACTACCTCCTAAAAACACACCAATTTCATGGTTTTGGGCATAACTATGTTGTAGACAAAAAATTGAAATAATAAGTACGATTAGATACCTCATAAAGTTTTAAAGTTTGCAAATATAACAAATAAGATTAGCTCTTAACAAATTGAATAAATTTGTATTAGATTAAAAACAGAAATTGAGTCATATTATTGTTTAATTGCGTTTATCTTCTCCCCACAATAATTTTTTTCTCAATGTATTTAGAAAGCTTTCATTTAGTAATTCTATCATTTTAACTTTAAAATTTGCTTTTTTTATGGTTAATATCGTTTCATTATCTATAGTTGCTATTCTGGAGTCTAAAGAAACTAAATAATTATTCTCCCTACCACTAACTTTTAGTTTAATTTCTGTAGAATCGGTAATTATTAGTGGTCTAGCATTTAAATTATGAGGGGCAATTGGTGTTAGAGCCAAACTATTTGTGTCTGGGGTAATGACTGGTCCGCCGCAACTTAAAGAATATCCAGTAGATCCTGTTGGTGTTGCTATAATAAGACCATCGCTCCAATACGATGTTAAATACTCGTCGTTTAAGTAGGTTTCTACCGTAATCATAGACGTTGTATCTTTTCTGCTAACTGCAATTTCGTTTAAAGCAAAATTCATCTTTGCAATGTCTTCGTTTTCTGGCGAGGTGGAAATTGCCAGGAGGCTACGTTCAGAGATTTTGTAATTTCCATTTAATATATCGTCTATAGCTTTTTCGATATATTCTTTTGGTATGGTTGCTAAAAATCCTAAACGGCCAGCATTTATACCCACAATAGGAATGCCTAAATCTTTAACAAAAGTTACTGCTCGTAAAATTGTACCATCGCCTCCAATACTAATAAGTAGATCGAAAGTGGCGTCTAAGGCATCAAAAGTTTTAAACACATCGTATTTCTGATCATCTTCTAATTCATCGTGAATTAAATCGAAAAAATGACGTTCTATATAAATATCGGCATGTTTCTTTAGCAGATGTCTAAGTAGAATTTCAACAGGAACATCAGAGTTTTTATGATAAAATTGTCCGAAAATGGCGATTTTCATGCTTACATGTTTAGGTATTTGTTCAAATAATCTGAACGTTCTTTAAGATTCTCTAGGTAACTATCGTCTTCTGTTCCAGAAATAATATTGTAGTTGTAGCGTCTAAAACTTTGTATAATATCGTTTAATCCAGTGTTTCCTATTTTTAAAGTAAACTGTACTAAGTCGTTTTCCATTTTCGAAATAAATACGCCAAGCAGCTTTCCTTTGTTCGATTCTATAATTTGGGTAATTTCACTAAACGAGTAATCGTTAATGCCTTTTTCAATTATTAGTGTGCCTCCATCTTCCGCAAAAAATGGCGTTTGGTTAAACAATGTAATTACATCATTCAATTCATAATACCCTAAATAGGTGTTGTTGGCACTTAAAACAGGCATAATATTAGTGGCGTTTTGTGCAAAGGTTTCTAAAACATCTAACCAATTTGCTGTTTCCCGTACAAAAAAGCCTTCTGCGGCATAGCTGTAATCTTGAACAAATTTATCGCTTTCAAAACAGTATACATCGGTCTCAGACAGGCAACCAATATAGGTGTTGTCCTGGTTTTTAATAGGCATGTGGGTATAGGTAAGCTGATTGAATAGCAGTTGCATATCGCTAATTTTATCAGCTGTACTTAACGGCTTGATGTCGTTTATAATATATTCGGAAAGATTCATTATATCCTAATTTACTTGTGTGCAAATTAATTAAAAAATAGTACAATAAGCCTGTTCTACTTTGTATTTTTGCGTTATTAAAATAGGATTTATGACAAAATTAAGTGTAAATATTAATAAAATAGCAACGTTAAGAAACTCTCGAGGGGGTGATTTACCTAATGTTGTTCAGTTTGCAAAAGATGTTCAGCGTTTTGGAGCCGAGGGGGTAACGATTCATCCAAGGCCAGACGAACGTCATATTCGATACCAAGATGCATTCGATTTAAAGGCAGAAGTGTATACCGAATATAATATTGAAGGAAATCCTATTAAAAAATTTATGGATATGGTTTTAGAGATACAACCTACCCAAGTCACCCTTGTTCCGGATGCTGATGATGCCATCACGTCTAACGCAGGTTGGGATACCATAAAACACAAAGATTTTTTAATAGATATTATAACAGAATGTAAACGAAACCAAATTCGTACTTCTATTTTTGTAGATCCCGATTTAAAGCAAATTGAAGGTGCAAAAGCAACTGGAACAGATCGTATCGAGTTGTATACGGAAGCCTTTGCGCATCAATTCGGTTTAGGAAACTCGGATAGTATTTTGCCTTATACCGAATGTGCTGTGTTAGCAAATAGTTTAGGGTTAGGTATTAATGCTGGGCACGATTTGTCTTTAGATAATATTAAATTTTTCAAAGATAATATCCCAGGGTTGTTAGAAGTTTCTATAGGTCATGCTTTAATTTCGGAAAGTTTGTATCTGGGCATAGAAAACGTAGTGAATATGTATTTAAATAAACTGAAATAAAGCGATTAATTAAATAAAAAGTAATGCAATTACATTCAAATATAATAGGCGAAGGCACAGCTTTTGTTATTCTTCACGGTTTTTTAGGAATGAGCGATAACTGGAAAACTCTTGGCTTACGTTTTAGCGAACATAATTATCAAGTACATTTAGTAGACCAGCGTAATCACGGAAGAAGTTTTCATAGCG encodes:
- the bamA gene encoding outer membrane protein assembly factor BamA, with the protein product MEKQVNNLANSLSLKTYLPFIFILLFSLTSAIVNAQAPGIQGKKYTISEITVSGNSSFSEQTIVTYSGLRKGEELLIPGEEISGAIKKLWKSGLFSDIEIYIKDVHDNVASLEIHLYDLPELRDVKITGIKKSKMEEIITENNLNEGVKVTENLITTTKNYLENKYSKDGFYSAKVNINVIPIVDSIEKPRVNMVVAIDKGPKVKIKDINFIGNTVLSDKKLQASMKNTKKKQFYRVWKRSKFIEEDYKADLVSVIDTYKENGYRDARIVSDSIFVNKDESISINLKVEEGKKYIFGDINFIGNTVYTDQYLNAILRVRKGDTYNGVLLAKGIADDTKPDGNDITNLYQNNGYLFSTINPVETNADGQVIDMEIRISEGKPAYFNNVTVVGNEKTNDHVIYREIRTRPGELYSKANVVRTVRELSQLGFFDAETLTPDFKNVNPNEGTVDMEYKVEETGSSQIELQGGYGGGGFIGTLGLSFNNFSLKNIFNKDAYKPVPMGDGQQLALRLQASQFYRTYSFSFSEPWLGGKKPVQFSTSISHSNQFLYDSSTGQADKDKRFNITGVTVGLAKRLSVPDDYFTLSQAVSYQHYNLKNYSTGLFTFSDGYSNSLAYTIGLTRNNTWNDPIFPLGGSNFSVSAKLSLPYSLFNNVDYEALEVERAEEELIYNDPDASAAARNDAYARMGEIDQERFNWLEFYKIKFKGEWYTSIIGKLVLKPNVEFGYLGAYNQSRGVIPFERFFLGGDGLGSFSLDGREAVALRGYPNQSIQPVDRNGNTTNDGAAIYNKFSLELRYPITLAASAKIYALTFVEGGAAFNTFRDYNPFQLKRSAGAGLRVFMPAFGLLGIDFGYGFDPLPGQNTPNGWETHFIIGQQF
- a CDS encoding DUF6089 family protein encodes the protein MRYLIVLIISIFCLQHSYAQNHEIGVFLGGSNFIGDAGSTVFINPSKLAVGGVYKWNRTPRVTWRATGMISNLVFDDTKSDDPSREQRGYKVTKNRIAEASAGLEFNFFEFDLNKSDRVHTPYLFLGVSAGLTRDFHYESSRLVSDDSESWILGIPMAFGYKFRISHSLILGAEVAARYTFSDNIDGSDYTVKVDGEITEDHRYGNINNNDWYVFTGITLTYTFGRNPCYCIN
- a CDS encoding NAD kinase, whose protein sequence is MKIAIFGQFYHKNSDVPVEILLRHLLKKHADIYIERHFFDLIHDELEDDQKYDVFKTFDALDATFDLLISIGGDGTILRAVTFVKDLGIPIVGINAGRLGFLATIPKEYIEKAIDDILNGNYKISERSLLAISTSPENEDIAKMNFALNEIAVSRKDTTSMITVETYLNDEYLTSYWSDGLIIATPTGSTGYSLSCGGPVITPDTNSLALTPIAPHNLNARPLIITDSTEIKLKVSGRENNYLVSLDSRIATIDNETILTIKKANFKVKMIELLNESFLNTLRKKLLWGEDKRN
- a CDS encoding CBS domain-containing protein, which produces MNLSEYIINDIKPLSTADKISDMQLLFNQLTYTHMPIKNQDNTYIGCLSETDVYCFESDKFVQDYSYAAEGFFVRETANWLDVLETFAQNATNIMPVLSANNTYLGYYELNDVITLFNQTPFFAEDGGTLIIEKGINDYSFSEITQIIESNKGKLLGVFISKMENDLVQFTLKIGNTGLNDIIQSFRRYNYNIISGTEDDSYLENLKERSDYLNKYLNM
- a CDS encoding pyridoxine 5'-phosphate synthase, producing the protein MTKLSVNINKIATLRNSRGGDLPNVVQFAKDVQRFGAEGVTIHPRPDERHIRYQDAFDLKAEVYTEYNIEGNPIKKFMDMVLEIQPTQVTLVPDADDAITSNAGWDTIKHKDFLIDIITECKRNQIRTSIFVDPDLKQIEGAKATGTDRIELYTEAFAHQFGLGNSDSILPYTECAVLANSLGLGINAGHDLSLDNIKFFKDNIPGLLEVSIGHALISESLYLGIENVVNMYLNKLK